One window of the Halobacillus litoralis genome contains the following:
- the thpR gene encoding RNA 2',3'-cyclic phosphodiesterase produces the protein MSNHYFIGTKVTPSIQEVLILWQSNLKEHMSYKVWPHPEDFHITLKFLGGCSDEVIREYIRLLRCEEWPLDFSLKVGPAGSFGDENTPRVFHANIEKVLPLFDIKEKVEKIGCSLGFQEEKRAYHPHVTLAKQQPEGKSPLVCSEESTPFLNQHDMNVGSFSIFKIHPKKTPRYEKIADIKLREKE, from the coding sequence ATGAGTAATCATTACTTTATTGGAACGAAAGTGACTCCTAGTATTCAAGAAGTGCTTATTCTTTGGCAGTCCAATTTAAAAGAGCATATGAGTTATAAAGTCTGGCCGCACCCTGAAGACTTTCATATTACGTTAAAGTTTTTAGGTGGATGCTCCGATGAAGTAATAAGAGAGTATATAAGACTGCTTCGATGTGAGGAATGGCCACTTGATTTTTCATTGAAGGTGGGTCCAGCTGGTTCCTTCGGTGATGAAAACACGCCGAGAGTATTTCATGCCAATATCGAAAAAGTCCTGCCGTTATTTGATATTAAAGAAAAAGTAGAAAAAATCGGATGCTCTTTAGGATTCCAAGAAGAAAAGAGGGCCTATCACCCACATGTAACTTTGGCTAAACAGCAACCTGAAGGGAAGTCACCGTTAGTATGCTCAGAGGAAAGCACTCCGTTTCTAAATCAGCATGATATGAATGTTGGAAGTTTTTCTATATTTAAAATTCACCCCAAAAAAACTCCCAGGTACGAAAAAATAGCTGATATAAAATTGAGGGAAAAGGAGTAA
- a CDS encoding NERD domain-containing protein — MAQLIKLQDYVSRYERNIFQYPPKYMRLKSENWEKMRGRFERGLLHVESTEEEKTEKPTKWNKLLQRLKVEEAEESNEKASPYIPQTLKELKQFFLDGLIPFQLKWASTTLQDKSFLAPAYYEESVLKYFLQRFPDTYLLMYKPIVEMKKAHMELEHIMIGPFGIEIITYLTDPHGELVHPSSEKSWYIEENGVPHRRMNPLIPLRRSETFVKSVLRKYDLDFPFRKVVLAPDLTFMEGQEPYQTVYIGKEKYNDWFKEKRQMKSPLKHDQLKVAEALLKHSRTTSVRRPEWDYEESLMEE, encoded by the coding sequence ATGGCACAACTGATAAAATTACAAGATTATGTCTCCAGATATGAAAGGAACATTTTTCAATATCCCCCTAAATACATGCGTTTGAAGAGTGAAAATTGGGAGAAAATGCGAGGCCGGTTTGAACGTGGTCTTTTGCATGTGGAATCTACTGAAGAGGAAAAAACAGAAAAGCCTACGAAGTGGAATAAGCTATTACAAAGATTGAAAGTAGAGGAAGCAGAAGAATCCAATGAAAAAGCTTCTCCTTATATTCCTCAAACACTGAAGGAATTAAAACAATTTTTCTTAGATGGACTGATCCCATTCCAATTGAAATGGGCCTCTACAACGCTGCAGGATAAATCTTTTCTGGCCCCTGCATATTATGAAGAATCAGTTTTGAAATATTTTCTGCAGCGATTTCCAGATACCTACTTGCTTATGTACAAGCCTATCGTAGAAATGAAAAAAGCCCATATGGAGCTTGAACATATAATGATTGGTCCTTTTGGTATTGAAATTATCACTTATTTAACTGATCCTCATGGCGAGCTTGTACACCCAAGTTCAGAGAAGAGCTGGTACATAGAAGAAAACGGAGTTCCTCACAGACGGATGAACCCTTTGATCCCTTTAAGAAGATCAGAAACATTCGTGAAAAGTGTTCTAAGAAAGTATGATCTGGATTTTCCATTCCGTAAAGTAGTATTGGCTCCTGACCTTACTTTCATGGAGGGCCAGGAACCTTATCAAACCGTCTACATTGGTAAAGAAAAATATAATGATTGGTTTAAAGAGAAAAGACAAATGAAATCTCCTCTTAAACATGATCAATTGAAAGTGGCTGAAGCTTTACTAAAGCATAGTAGAACCACCTCTGTCAGAAGGCCGGAGTGGGACTATGAGGAGAGTCTCATGGAAGAATGA
- a CDS encoding EAL domain-containing protein: MAKDCQYCGTSIFIPESGAIVFNPEHIIEVVKQFPLPLAHESEEAYVFHYHSQAELKASIEVLFKTSTPDYWAHILNTKTSQSLPISIQHLYERISKPELAAIIHDGDFNAHLQPIVDMKENRIFGYESLLRTENQIPGQKIFINFLPSTIYVPEFCLQHTFQIVEEFNIDPSDLVFEVVETEKIKDVDHMKSILDTYKSSGMKVALDDVGAGYSTLEMLNLLQPDFLKIDRSYIQNCHTSPEKQAFLYKVMDRAKHIGIKVLAEGIETRDEWNWLHALGVNYGQGYFIGCPEAVPEKELILP, encoded by the coding sequence TTGGCTAAAGACTGTCAGTATTGTGGGACATCCATATTCATTCCTGAGAGTGGCGCAATCGTGTTCAACCCTGAACACATAATAGAAGTGGTGAAACAATTTCCACTCCCACTCGCTCATGAAAGTGAAGAGGCTTATGTATTTCACTACCATTCCCAAGCAGAATTAAAAGCTTCAATCGAGGTACTATTTAAAACAAGTACACCTGATTACTGGGCGCACATCCTGAATACAAAAACCTCACAATCACTTCCGATTTCCATTCAACATCTATACGAGAGAATTAGCAAGCCTGAATTAGCTGCAATCATCCATGACGGGGATTTTAATGCTCACTTACAACCGATCGTGGATATGAAAGAAAACCGTATATTCGGTTATGAGTCTTTACTTAGGACTGAAAATCAAATCCCAGGGCAGAAGATTTTCATAAACTTTTTACCTTCCACTATTTATGTACCAGAGTTCTGTCTGCAGCACACATTTCAAATCGTTGAAGAGTTCAATATCGATCCATCTGACCTTGTTTTCGAAGTCGTCGAAACAGAAAAAATCAAAGATGTCGATCACATGAAATCTATTTTAGATACATACAAGTCCTCAGGAATGAAAGTAGCCCTTGATGATGTCGGGGCAGGATACAGTACTCTTGAGATGTTAAATTTGCTTCAACCTGATTTTTTGAAAATCGACCGCTCCTATATACAGAATTGTCATACCAGTCCTGAAAAACAGGCTTTTTTGTATAAAGTAATGGATCGTGCTAAACACATAGGGATAAAAGTTCTAGCAGAAGGTATTGAAACCAGGGATGAGTGGAACTGGTTGCATGCATTAGGAGTTAATTATGGTCAAGGCTACTTTATCGGCTGCCCAGAAGCCGTCCCTGAAAAAGAACTCATTCTTCCATGA
- a CDS encoding diacylglycerol/lipid kinase family protein, producing MYIVIVNPEAGHGRSIRLFRKIQKDPLYKKANCRTFFTEGPGHAEKIAEQVAEIHHENLSSVIVIGGDGTLHEVINGMKQYPDVPVTFLPAGSGNDFGRGIGLKTRGVKLFRKIISHPLNYRVYLGSYVLHQRYKYGKRTFLNSIGFGLDGHIVTLVNESNHRHWIRKFHLSNFTYPIALLRAIKNMKPIHFELEIDGHTHPVTEGMMVTISNHPYYGGGMRIAPKASLQSSNLQVMIVRQISKKKLLALFLSVFIGKHTQIREVEEIKAHSVIFRSKEMVPFQVDGQGGRCCECHVKKASTKATIFKD from the coding sequence ATGTATATCGTAATCGTAAATCCCGAAGCCGGGCATGGAAGATCGATAAGACTGTTCAGGAAAATTCAAAAAGATCCTCTTTATAAAAAAGCCAATTGCCGTACATTTTTCACAGAAGGACCGGGACATGCAGAGAAAATTGCAGAACAAGTGGCCGAAATACATCACGAAAACCTTTCTTCGGTTATAGTTATTGGAGGGGATGGAACGCTGCATGAAGTGATCAATGGAATGAAACAATATCCAGATGTCCCTGTTACTTTTTTACCCGCGGGGTCTGGAAATGATTTTGGACGTGGAATTGGTTTGAAAACCAGAGGCGTAAAACTCTTCAGGAAAATTATTAGTCATCCATTGAATTATCGTGTATATTTAGGTTCCTATGTATTACACCAAAGATACAAATACGGAAAACGAACATTTCTTAATAGTATTGGCTTCGGGCTTGATGGGCATATAGTAACTTTAGTGAATGAATCAAATCACCGTCATTGGATTCGCAAGTTTCACCTTTCAAATTTCACTTACCCAATCGCTCTGCTCCGAGCAATAAAAAACATGAAGCCTATCCACTTTGAGCTCGAAATTGACGGACATACCCATCCAGTAACTGAAGGGATGATGGTGACCATCTCCAATCACCCGTATTATGGTGGAGGGATGAGAATAGCTCCAAAAGCAAGCCTGCAAAGTTCAAATCTACAAGTAATGATCGTTAGGCAGATATCAAAGAAAAAATTGTTGGCTTTATTTTTAAGTGTATTTATAGGGAAACATACCCAGATCAGGGAAGTGGAAGAAATCAAAGCTCATTCTGTAATATTTCGCTCGAAAGAGATGGTCCCTTTTCAAGTAGAT